A region of Candidatus Paceibacterota bacterium DNA encodes the following proteins:
- the fusA gene encoding elongation factor G, whose amino-acid sequence MPRQYPIEKVRNMGIIAHIDAGKTTTSERILFYTGVSHKIGEVHDGEATMDWMEQERERGITITSAATTCVWKGHQLNLIDTPGHVDFTVEVERSLRVLDGGVVVFDGVAGVEPQSETVWRQADKYEVPRLCFINKLDRMGADFYKSFDSILEKLNKNAVAIQIPIGSEENFEGVINLINRKAYYFEGDMGEKVIEKEVPEAYKEKMEEWRAQMVEKVSEHNDALMEKYLNSQEITEEEIKNGIRAATVTNKMFPVFTGTALKNKGVQLVLDGVVDYLPSPVDIPPVKGTDPDTGAEIERSASDDEPLSILAFKVATDPFVGQLTYFRVYSGVLKAGTYVLNSSNGTKERIGRILRMHANHREEIDEVFAGGIAATVGLKDTTTGNTLCDEKKPILLENIVFPQPVISIAIEPKTKGDQERMGFGLKKLADEDPTFRVKTDEETGQTIISGMGELHLEIIVDRLLREMKVEANIGKPRVAYRETIKDSAEAEGKYIRQSGGRGQYGHVWIRIEPLEGGKGYEFVDETKGGSVPQEYIKPVNKGIEEALQRGVIAGYPAVDVKVTLTDGSYHEVDSSEAAFKIAGSLALQEAFKKARPIILEPIMKVEVTTPDQFMGDVVGDLSSKRGQIENMGDRAQVKVIDASVPLATMFGYSTQLRSMTQGRGNYTMEFDHYQEVPKNIADEIIGEKGKK is encoded by the coding sequence ATGCCAAGACAATACCCGATCGAGAAGGTCCGAAACATGGGAATAATCGCCCATATCGATGCCGGAAAAACTACGACATCCGAACGAATTCTTTTTTATACCGGAGTAAGCCATAAGATAGGCGAAGTTCACGACGGAGAAGCGACCATGGACTGGATGGAGCAGGAAAGAGAGAGGGGAATAACCATAACTTCGGCCGCAACGACATGCGTCTGGAAGGGCCATCAGCTGAATCTGATCGACACTCCGGGACATGTGGATTTTACAGTGGAAGTCGAAAGAAGCTTGAGGGTCCTTGATGGCGGAGTTGTCGTTTTTGACGGAGTTGCCGGAGTCGAGCCCCAGAGTGAAACGGTTTGGAGACAGGCGGACAAATATGAAGTTCCGAGGCTTTGCTTTATAAACAAATTGGACAGGATGGGTGCGGATTTCTATAAGAGCTTTGATTCGATTCTTGAAAAGCTCAACAAGAATGCAGTTGCGATCCAGATCCCGATTGGCAGTGAGGAAAATTTTGAAGGCGTGATAAATCTTATAAACCGAAAAGCATATTATTTCGAAGGCGACATGGGTGAAAAAGTCATCGAAAAAGAAGTTCCCGAGGCATACAAAGAAAAGATGGAAGAATGGCGGGCGCAGATGGTTGAGAAGGTTTCAGAGCATAACGACGCTCTCATGGAAAAATATCTGAACAGCCAGGAGATCACGGAAGAAGAGATCAAAAACGGGATCAGGGCGGCAACGGTCACCAACAAGATGTTCCCGGTTTTTACCGGAACGGCGCTCAAAAATAAAGGCGTTCAGCTTGTTCTTGATGGAGTCGTTGATTATCTCCCGTCCCCGGTTGATATTCCGCCGGTCAAGGGAACCGATCCGGACACCGGAGCTGAGATCGAAAGAAGCGCTTCTGATGATGAGCCTCTTTCAATTCTGGCTTTCAAGGTTGCAACGGATCCTTTCGTGGGCCAGCTGACATATTTCAGGGTATATTCCGGAGTATTGAAGGCCGGTACATATGTTCTGAATTCAAGCAATGGAACCAAGGAGAGGATCGGACGAATCCTCAGGATGCACGCGAATCACAGAGAAGAGATTGATGAGGTATTCGCCGGCGGAATTGCGGCGACGGTCGGACTCAAAGACACGACCACCGGAAACACGCTTTGCGATGAGAAAAAGCCGATACTCCTTGAAAATATCGTTTTCCCTCAGCCGGTCATCTCGATCGCGATCGAACCGAAGACCAAGGGAGATCAGGAAAGAATGGGATTCGGGCTGAAGAAGCTTGCGGACGAAGATCCGACATTCAGAGTGAAGACCGACGAAGAGACGGGACAGACCATCATTTCCGGAATGGGAGAATTGCATCTCGAGATCATAGTTGACAGGCTTCTCAGGGAAATGAAAGTTGAAGCGAATATCGGAAAACCGAGAGTTGCATACAGGGAGACAATCAAGGACAGTGCGGAAGCCGAGGGAAAATACATCAGGCAGTCCGGAGGCCGCGGCCAATATGGGCATGTCTGGATCAGGATCGAGCCTCTTGAAGGCGGAAAGGGCTATGAGTTCGTTGATGAGACCAAGGGCGGATCTGTTCCTCAGGAATATATCAAGCCTGTGAATAAAGGGATCGAAGAAGCGCTGCAAAGAGGCGTGATCGCAGGATATCCCGCTGTGGACGTCAAAGTTACGCTGACTGACGGATCATATCATGAAGTTGACTCTTCCGAGGCGGCATTCAAGATCGCAGGATCCCTCGCACTGCAGGAAGCATTCAAGAAAGCAAGACCCATCATTCTTGAACCGATCATGAAAGTGGAAGTCACCACTCCGGACCAATTCATGGGCGACGTCGTCGGAGACCTGAGCTCGAAGAGGGGCCAGATCGAGAACATGGGAGACAGAGCACAGGTGAAGGTCATCGATGCCTCCGTTCCGCTTGCAACGATGTTCGGATACTCGACCCAGCTGAGGTCTATGACTCAGGGAAGAGGGAACTACACAATGGAATTCGACCACTACCAGGAAGTTCCGAAGAATATCGCAGACGAGATCATCGGAGAAAAAGGAAAAAAATAG
- a CDS encoding DNA polymerase ligase N-terminal domain-containing protein, translating to MEEMKEKNPRFVVQEHHASHLHYDFRLEMPESEKGGKLVLKSWAVPKNLPSDIGVKRLAIHVEDHDPEYIDFEGTIEEGSYGAGEVSVWDSGTYELKDIKYGENGEIKEMSFSLSGQKLKGEYALIKTKGFGSGKAKDNSYLIFKKR from the coding sequence ATGGAGGAAATGAAAGAAAAAAATCCGCGTTTTGTAGTTCAGGAGCATCATGCAAGTCATCTTCATTATGACTTCCGTCTTGAGATGCCCGAAAGCGAAAAGGGCGGTAAACTGGTTTTGAAGTCCTGGGCTGTGCCCAAGAACCTTCCGTCGGATATAGGCGTAAAAAGACTTGCGATCCATGTCGAGGATCATGATCCGGAATATATCGATTTTGAAGGAACTATTGAGGAGGGAAGTTATGGCGCGGGCGAAGTTAGTGTCTGGGATAGCGGCACATATGAGCTGAAGGACATAAAATACGGCGAGAACGGAGAAATAAAAGAGATGAGCTTTTCTTTGTCCGGACAAAAGCTGAAAGGAGAATATGCGCTTATCAAAACGAAAGGTTTTGGAAGCGGAAAGGCGAAAGATAACAGCTATTTGATATTCAAAAAGAGGTAA
- a CDS encoding alanine--tRNA ligase, with product MITSRELRKKYIDFFKERGHTEIPSASLVPENDPTVLFTTAGMHPLVPYLMGENHPAGKRLVNVQKCVRTGDIDDVGDSTHNTFFEMLGNWSLGDYFKNESIRWSWEFLTDKKWLGIDPDRIKVTVFEGDADAPRDEESINIWQECFEKFKIAGEVYDKEKKNSGTARIFPLPKEDNWWGPAGMTGPCGPDTEIFIDLGKPTNFEKCPNENECKPGCKCGRYVEIWNNVFLEYNKTAEGKFVPLAQKNVDTGMGMERTLAMLNGYNNVYETDVFVPVATKIKDLSRGHCEEERRSNLEISDGIAALPLVARNDNREIISIRIIADHVRASVFMINDGVVPSNVERGYILRRIIRRAVRQGKSLDLPENFLLKLAELVMNNYKEFYPELEINKTKILDEIKKEEEKFSNTLENGIRELNKFVEEKKNVFFIKKDENAWLAENYKYSDIADVVFDLFQSYGFPLEMTLEEFRNKNIEIDREKLTVLYNEKLQKHQDLSRTASAGKFKGGLADQGEQATKYHTATHLMLESLRRVLGEHVFQKGSNITAERVRFDFSHQDKLTKEQIQKVEDMVNGEIQKTLPVNMREMTLDEAKRLGAMGVFGSKYGERVKVYTIGDEKTGIFSREICGGPHVKNTSEIGKFRIKKEESSSAGVRRIKAVLE from the coding sequence ATGATAACTTCAAGAGAATTAAGGAAGAAGTATATAGATTTCTTTAAGGAAAGGGGGCATACGGAAATACCCTCGGCTTCACTCGTACCCGAAAACGATCCTACCGTGCTTTTCACGACTGCCGGAATGCATCCTCTTGTGCCGTACCTTATGGGTGAGAACCATCCGGCGGGAAAGCGCCTGGTCAATGTTCAGAAATGCGTTCGTACGGGAGATATCGATGACGTCGGAGACAGCACGCACAATACATTTTTTGAAATGCTTGGGAACTGGTCACTGGGAGATTATTTCAAGAATGAATCCATACGATGGAGCTGGGAATTTTTGACGGATAAAAAATGGCTGGGCATCGACCCCGATAGGATCAAAGTTACGGTTTTTGAGGGGGATGCCGATGCTCCGCGAGACGAGGAATCGATCAATATCTGGCAGGAATGCTTCGAAAAATTCAAGATTGCGGGCGAAGTTTATGATAAGGAAAAAAAGAACAGCGGGACTGCGAGGATCTTTCCGCTTCCGAAAGAAGACAATTGGTGGGGACCCGCGGGCATGACCGGACCATGCGGGCCGGATACCGAAATATTCATTGATCTCGGAAAACCGACAAATTTTGAAAAATGTCCTAATGAAAATGAGTGCAAACCCGGGTGCAAATGCGGAAGATATGTCGAGATCTGGAATAATGTTTTCTTGGAATACAACAAGACCGCGGAAGGAAAATTCGTTCCGCTCGCACAGAAGAACGTCGATACGGGGATGGGGATGGAACGGACTTTGGCGATGCTGAATGGATATAACAATGTTTATGAGACGGATGTATTCGTTCCTGTCGCCACTAAAATTAAAGATCTTTCACGGGGTCATTGCGAGGAGGAACGACGAAGCAATCTAGAGATTAGTGACGGGATTGCCGCGCTCCCTTTGGTCGCTCGCAATGACAACAGGGAAATAATATCCATCAGGATCATTGCTGATCATGTCAGAGCGTCGGTATTTATGATCAATGACGGCGTCGTTCCGTCGAATGTGGAAAGGGGATATATTTTGCGCCGGATAATCAGACGCGCGGTCAGGCAAGGAAAAAGCCTAGACCTGCCGGAAAACTTCTTATTGAAGCTTGCGGAGCTTGTTATGAATAATTATAAAGAATTCTATCCCGAGCTCGAGATCAATAAGACCAAGATATTGGACGAGATAAAAAAGGAAGAGGAAAAATTCAGCAATACCCTTGAAAACGGGATCAGGGAACTCAATAAGTTCGTTGAAGAAAAGAAGAATGTCTTTTTTATTAAAAAAGATGAGAATGCCTGGCTTGCTGAAAATTATAAATATTCGGACATTGCAGATGTCGTATTTGATCTTTTTCAGTCATATGGTTTTCCGCTTGAAATGACGCTTGAAGAATTCAGAAATAAAAATATAGAAATTGACAGAGAAAAACTTACGGTTTTATATAATGAAAAGTTGCAAAAGCACCAGGATCTTTCCCGCACGGCATCGGCCGGAAAATTCAAAGGCGGGCTTGCTGATCAGGGAGAGCAGGCGACGAAATATCACACCGCCACGCATCTTATGCTTGAATCGCTGAGGCGGGTTCTCGGGGAGCATGTATTCCAGAAAGGCAGCAATATCACAGCGGAAAGAGTGAGGTTTGACTTCTCACATCAGGACAAACTGACCAAAGAGCAGATCCAAAAAGTAGAGGACATGGTGAATGGCGAGATACAAAAAACCCTTCCGGTTAATATGCGGGAGATGACTTTGGATGAAGCCAAGCGTCTTGGCGCGATGGGCGTGTTCGGATCGAAGTATGGAGAAAGGGTGAAAGTTTACACGATCGGGGACGAAAAAACCGGAATATTTTCCCGGGAGATTTGCGGCGGTCCGCATGTTAAAAATACGTCAGAGATCGGAAAATTCAGGATAAAGAAAGAAGAATCTTCAAGTGCGGGAGTCAGAAGGATAAAAGCGGTTTTGGAATAA
- the mnmA gene encoding tRNA 2-thiouridine(34) synthase MnmA, whose protein sequence is MDKYIVTKNRIVIVGMSGGVDSSVAATLLKEQGYEVIGVFMHFWHDVADKLEAIDMHIENRCCSREAEESARSVAQKLGIRFYSLNVSKEFKKAVVDYFLSEYDSGRTPNPCIECNREIKFGIMIDKAMAMGADYVATGHYAINLKFKMKNEKFRYKLLKAKDENKDQSYFLYTLTQKKLEHCLFPIGDYQKSEVREIAKRFGLSVHDRKESQEICFIHTKFYGDFLKKYLTLKPGKIVNAKGHVLGDHKGLPLYTIGQRRDIGLGGSGPYYVIGFDRRKNHLMVSNDPRDPKLYSKEIIAEKVIWTSGKTPKMPMRIKAKIRYRMQEVSAIVDKKSGKYRVKFSKPQRAAMPGQSVVFYKGREVIGGGVIKHFR, encoded by the coding sequence ATGGATAAATATATAGTAACTAAAAACAGAATAGTCATTGTCGGCATGTCGGGCGGAGTCGATTCTTCCGTCGCGGCAACGCTTCTCAAGGAACAAGGATATGAAGTTATCGGGGTTTTTATGCATTTTTGGCATGACGTTGCCGACAAACTTGAAGCGATCGATATGCACATAGAGAACAGATGCTGTTCGCGCGAGGCGGAAGAAAGCGCGAGGAGCGTGGCGCAAAAACTTGGGATAAGGTTCTATTCGCTGAATGTTTCAAAGGAGTTCAAAAAAGCCGTCGTGGATTATTTTCTGTCGGAATACGATTCGGGGCGGACTCCGAATCCGTGCATAGAATGCAATCGCGAGATAAAATTCGGCATTATGATCGACAAAGCAATGGCCATGGGAGCGGATTACGTGGCGACGGGGCACTACGCAATAAATTTAAAATTTAAAATGAAAAATGAAAAATTTAGGTATAAACTTTTAAAGGCGAAAGACGAGAACAAGGATCAGTCGTACTTTTTATATACGTTGACGCAAAAGAAACTTGAACATTGCCTGTTCCCCATAGGAGATTATCAAAAGAGCGAGGTCAGGGAAATTGCGAAACGGTTCGGACTTTCGGTCCATGACAGAAAAGAAAGCCAGGAGATCTGTTTTATCCACACAAAATTCTATGGCGACTTTCTGAAGAAATATCTGACGTTGAAGCCGGGAAAGATTGTCAATGCAAAAGGCCATGTCCTTGGAGATCACAAGGGTCTTCCTCTATATACGATCGGACAGAGACGCGATATCGGGCTCGGCGGAAGCGGTCCATATTATGTTATAGGCTTTGATCGTAGGAAAAACCATCTGATGGTTAGCAATGATCCTCGTGATCCAAAGCTTTATTCAAAAGAGATCATTGCCGAAAAAGTTATTTGGACGTCAGGAAAAACGCCAAAAATGCCCATGAGAATCAAAGCAAAAATAAGATATCGCATGCAGGAAGTTTCTGCGATCGTGGACAAAAAAAGCGGGAAATATCGCGTGAAATTTTCGAAACCTCAGCGCGCGGCAATGCCGGGGCAATCGGTTGTGTTTTATAAGGGAAGAGAAGTTATAGGAGGAGGAGTTATAAAACACTTCAGATGA
- the mrdA gene encoding penicillin-binding protein 2, with amino-acid sequence MKNKYYIKNLIREEIEIEDIILDVSKESSEKMEDVFDVSNIKFLARVYFVALAILIFQAVNLQIIRGGDFSEISKNNYTRVVSVKAPRGIVYDNNMNQIVFNIPMFDLVAVPVDFLNENEEKIAQNLEKLSVIFGIDKETLENEITKNRKTYQSVPIAQNIKKEDALILEEKIKDIAGIKLEKSAIRDYVDSKYYSHVIGYSGNINEKELKDRQDYLLNDIIGKNGLELYYEKELRGTYGEQLVEVDSFGREVAVMNKEDPVSGQNLVLNVDSGLQKKAYDLLEETIKKVKVDAGSIVAMDPRSGAVLAMVSYPSYDGNLFANGISVSDYDKLRNDKSSPLLNRAIAGEYAPGSTFKLMMGSAALEERVISPTRIIDDRGVIYVGSAPFVGWAVLGSVDLVRAISMSSNIYFYEVGGGYGDIKGLGINKIKKYANLFGLGNTLGVDIIGERPGLIPDEEWKLKVKKEKWYIGDTYHVSIGQGDVLATPLQVASYVSVIASGGKLYRPQIVDKIIDSNGIDVKDIEPEMIRQHFISPENIEWIQKGMRENVISGSGRELADLPFNAAGKTGTAQYAGNKKTHAWYVAYAPYEDPEIVLAVIVEGGGEGHTTSVPIANELLRWYFENKKI; translated from the coding sequence ATGAAAAATAAGTATTATATTAAAAACCTGATAAGGGAGGAGATCGAAATAGAGGACATCATCCTGGATGTATCCAAAGAGAGTTCAGAGAAGATGGAAGATGTGTTCGATGTTTCAAATATCAAATTTCTCGCAAGAGTTTATTTTGTTGCGCTCGCGATATTGATCTTTCAGGCGGTAAATCTTCAGATCATCAGGGGCGGAGATTTTTCCGAAATATCGAAGAATAATTATACCAGAGTGGTCTCTGTGAAGGCGCCGAGGGGGATAGTCTATGACAATAACATGAACCAGATCGTATTTAATATACCCATGTTCGATCTTGTTGCCGTGCCTGTTGATTTTTTAAATGAAAACGAAGAAAAGATCGCGCAGAATCTCGAAAAACTTTCCGTTATATTCGGCATAGATAAAGAAACTTTGGAAAATGAAATAACGAAGAACAGGAAAACATATCAATCTGTCCCGATTGCTCAGAATATAAAAAAAGAGGATGCATTGATACTGGAAGAAAAGATCAAAGATATTGCCGGTATAAAGCTTGAAAAAAGCGCCATAAGGGATTATGTGGACAGCAAGTATTATTCGCACGTAATCGGATATAGCGGTAATATCAATGAGAAAGAATTGAAAGACAGGCAGGATTATCTTTTGAATGATATTATCGGAAAGAACGGCCTTGAGCTTTATTATGAAAAAGAGCTTCGTGGAACATACGGCGAGCAGCTTGTCGAGGTGGATTCCTTCGGAAGGGAAGTGGCGGTGATGAACAAAGAAGATCCGGTTTCGGGACAAAACCTGGTTCTTAATGTTGATTCCGGGCTTCAGAAGAAGGCCTATGACCTCCTGGAGGAAACGATAAAAAAAGTTAAAGTTGACGCCGGGTCGATCGTTGCTATGGATCCGAGAAGCGGTGCGGTTCTGGCGATGGTCAGCTATCCTTCTTATGACGGAAATCTTTTTGCAAATGGCATAAGTGTTTCCGATTACGACAAATTGCGCAACGACAAGTCCAGTCCGCTTCTTAACAGGGCTATCGCAGGGGAATATGCTCCGGGTTCGACATTCAAACTTATGATGGGATCCGCAGCGCTTGAAGAGAGAGTGATATCCCCGACAAGGATAATCGATGACCGGGGAGTTATCTATGTCGGATCGGCTCCGTTTGTAGGTTGGGCTGTCCTGGGATCAGTTGATCTTGTCAGGGCGATTTCCATGTCTTCCAATATATATTTCTATGAAGTCGGAGGCGGTTATGGGGATATCAAGGGTTTGGGGATCAATAAGATAAAAAAATATGCGAATCTTTTCGGCTTGGGAAATACTCTTGGTGTAGATATTATCGGTGAAAGACCGGGACTTATTCCTGATGAAGAATGGAAGCTGAAAGTGAAAAAGGAAAAGTGGTATATAGGAGACACATATCATGTTTCGATCGGACAGGGAGACGTTCTGGCGACGCCCCTTCAGGTTGCGTCATATGTTTCCGTTATTGCAAGCGGCGGAAAGCTCTATAGGCCCCAGATCGTGGACAAGATAATCGATTCCAATGGAATTGACGTGAAAGATATTGAGCCCGAAATGATCAGACAGCATTTCATCAGTCCGGAGAATATTGAGTGGATCCAGAAAGGTATGAGGGAAAATGTCATATCCGGTTCGGGCAGGGAGCTTGCGGATCTTCCTTTCAATGCTGCGGGAAAGACCGGCACCGCGCAATATGCCGGGAACAAGAAAACCCATGCCTGGTATGTGGCATATGCGCCCTATGAAGACCCCGAGATCGTTCTTGCGGTCATTGTCGAAGGAGGTGGAGAGGGACACACCACTTCGGTTCCGATCGCAAACGAGCTGTTAAGATGGTATTTTGAAAATAAAAAAATATAA
- the mreD gene encoding rod shape-determining protein MreD, with the protein MIRKNINNYVFVIGVIAFLFLQMTFIPQMFRQNMVPNLVLIALIAGSLLASDGSVLYAAFFAGYIFDIYSGKYFGAVMMSFVIAVFSVSYMNHYFLKEAFSLSVLFSAILSVILYHVSYYSVTYVLNSYTPAVEAGSLAMIAASDILLLAVMLYLLIYIFSYNRNEK; encoded by the coding sequence ATGATAAGAAAGAATATAAATAATTATGTTTTTGTTATAGGGGTCATCGCGTTCCTGTTTCTGCAGATGACTTTCATTCCGCAGATGTTCCGGCAAAACATGGTTCCTAATCTTGTGCTGATCGCGCTTATCGCGGGTTCGCTTCTTGCAAGCGACGGCAGTGTACTGTATGCTGCGTTTTTCGCCGGATATATATTCGACATCTATTCCGGAAAATATTTTGGCGCTGTAATGATGAGTTTTGTTATCGCGGTTTTCTCTGTCTCATACATGAACCACTATTTTTTGAAAGAGGCTTTCTCTCTCAGTGTTCTGTTCTCGGCGATCCTTTCCGTGATTTTGTATCATGTTTCATATTATTCCGTCACATACGTTCTGAATTCATACACGCCTGCCGTTGAAGCGGGATCGCTGGCCATGATTGCTGCGTCAGATATTCTGCTGCTTGCGGTGATGCTCTATCTGCTGATATACATTTTCTCATATAATAGGAATGAAAAATAA